Part of the Impatiens glandulifera chromosome 8, dImpGla2.1, whole genome shotgun sequence genome is shown below.
AAGACAAACAAGATTATGTGTGAGTTTCTTGATAATGAGAACGTTGTAGATCTTATTTCAAACCAATTTAAAAAAGAACAAATAGAAAAATTCcaatttaaaccctaaatccaaCGTATCTCAATCTAAACCGACCGGTTTTAAATtgataagttaaaaaaaataaaatctaaatatggTCCTATCAAAGTTTGAGctaatttgataaaaacaacCAGAGCTCAATTATCAAATGGAAATTGACCATAATtttatagataataaaatatactaGTTTAAATGTCAATCATTAAAAACTACATATAAATTTTGGCCATCATGTATTGgaatatatagattttttttattatacttgtTCGTTGGATGGTTtctcaaaaataactttttttgacgttcattttcccaaactaacctagttttttcattcattctcaaactaacatattttactactctttttttttttacatttaaaattcattatatataaactaaattatttatattttgatatatattttaaattattatttatataaattaaattatttatattttgatatatattttaaattattatttttataaatttgattattttttataaatttgatccctatatatatatttatatttcaattattatttatattgtggAATAAATATCCCTTTagcattctaataaataattgataaatactaataaatttaaaatattttaaccataacaatataataattaaatattcataaaacgATTACAATCatcatttatctaaattattgaCGATTTTGCTCAGAACAGCGTTGGCTACGTCTCGTATGACCTTCTTGGCCACACTCCCACAAATGATAGTCCTTTATGGGTTATCCATTTCGGTTCGAATACGCTGGTTTTGACCTcgttagtttttcttttttctcaaattttcattGGGAACAAGATTACCATATTTCTCTCAATCATGTGCTAATGGGATAGAGAGAAAATCATACTGCCATATCTCAAAAAGTATTGTTAGATTGTGATATTTATCGATGTATTTAACCCAATCGAGATTGCACACTATACAACTAACAACTATATGTGAACATGGAGAGTGCAGTAGTTACCTCAAAATTTCATTTTGCTCATTGTATGGAATAATTTTGTGTGCTGATGTCTTGctttcaatattttcaaataattttcctGACACGTTGCAATAAAGTTTGAGTATTTCTGCAACAAATTTTAGAGAgggatgatatatatatatatatatatatatatatatatatatatatatatatatatatatatatatatatatatatatatatatatatatatatatatatatattcaaataattaaatttaaattatatattaaaatataaataatcaaatttataaaaataataatttaaataaaatataaataatttaatttatataaataataatttaaaatatatatcaaaatataaatattttaatttatacataatgaatttttaatgtataaaaaaaaacttattttgaataaaaaactaggttagtttgggaatgaacGACTTAGTTTGAATGAAATCCCGTTACTTTGGGAAATCATCACTTGGGCTGGGCTTGAATTAGGGTTTTAAATTCGGCAGTACGTGTATATATAGTTTGATTGATAGCCCTAGGGCTCTGGTGTATATCGCCGCCGTCCGCCGTTAAGAGTTTCGTCGCCGACGCCGACCAGCAGCCATggtaatcttcttcttcttctttaaacCTTGAGAACTCAACTCAATCTCACTGATATGTGATCCCCCCGATTACAAAATAGTTGTTACAGTTTCTTGTTCATAACGCCTTCTTTTCGTTCTTAGTAAACAACGTGCTGAATTATAATCACTCATGTGCCGATTGAGTTTTAGGTTTTTAATCAGACGCTTTTAAGCTTTTACCACGAGCACTGTCTTTGATCATGATGAATATGTGTGTTTCAAAGAACATTTTCTTATAGATTTAGTTTCATATTGATAAATGTTAACAACAGTTACTGAATCTCTTCCAATTTCAACCATTTCTTAATCCTGAGAtgtgtttaattaattgaaCTGTACTCTTAAAGATTGAATTCATATACTTTTGGTTTTATGTGTTgttaaatttcaaattagaGACTAGGGTTCAAGTCTCAACTAGGGTTCAAGTCTCAACTAGGGTTCGAGTCTCAATCTACTAGGGTTCAAGTCTCAATTAGTATGGATTTTAGAGAGggtattataaaaattaaaatgcaaTTATGGATATTACGATGGTATAGGATTTTAAATCGgtattataaagattaataaaagtaatatagttttaatttatttttatctttttctttcttttcattttaaaataattatttatttatgtgatttttttttctattttacttatttgaccatataatattattgatttaattgaatatttattaaatagtattttaaatgtgtgatcttttttattataaaaataagaaattcaaTCAAAATCCACAAATAATAAACAACTAAAGCTTGAAAAAAACAtccaattaaaaattaaaactagaaCCATAACAAAGGTTCAAATCATTGATAAAGAAGTtcaacataaacaaaattacaAATCAGACAACTTGATTCCATCGATTACCACATTATCCAACTCTgtttaaaaagaagaaaaataaataaaatcagaagAAAGCAAAATGAAAGACTAAACAATATCAAAATTCATGCACTTACCCGGAATAATTTCAATCATGCCTCCTCCAATATGAGTGGATTGGCATGAAGATAACAGTGTTAAATCCAAGGGTCTGTAGTCTTCGAACTTATAATTGTCAAATATAGAATTTGTTGGCATCAGTTTCTGTTGCTGGCCCTGGCCTTGGCCCGTAGGATAGCACATTTCCATACATTCAGATTCACGACGAATACCCGTGGGATCGTCTGAATTAAACTCACGAGTTTGGAAGGGTATAACAACGTCATCTATAGAATCAAAAGAGGGATTAGGGGATAATGGTTTTTCCCATTTACCATCTATTGGAGGATCTATATATTGGAGTGAAGAGAGTTCCGACTTATTCGAGGCTAAAACATCCAGCCTCGGGGAAGAAAAAGGATAAGAATGGACATTTGAGATAGGATTGACGCAATTATACATAATCGGCCATGGTTGAGATTGATTAATGTATGAAGATGGTAAATTCCCATTATTCATATGTTGAACAGACGACGAATAGGGGATATTATTATAACCTGCAACAGATTCATTGAACACCTTTGCAGGTTGTGAAATGGGTAATCCTTGATTAGAAGATCCAAAAGGTGGCACTGAAAAACTAAGAACATTAGGATAATCTGGTGGGTGACTATTGTTTTTCAAACCGTCGAATTTCATCGTAGGAATATCGGTATACACTACCCCAGCTGGCAAATGAAAAGGATACCTACGAGATCCATATCCTGACATGATAGTGCTTTTGTTTTCCGTTTGCTCACTTTTCTGAACTGCCTTACATATTTCAGGAGGATAAATTGGTTGTCCTAACCGTTGCAATCGTTTCAATCTCGTGTTCCAGAAGTTCTTTATGTCGTTATCAGTCCTACCAGGTAACTGAAACATGAGATAAAAAATGATTCTCATTAAGAAACAACTCAACAAATATAGTGTCAATTCAATTTACTGAAAAAATCAGAAACAAACCTCACTAGCCATGCGAGACCATTTGCTACCAATTTGATAGTGTAATTCCACAATTCGTTTTTCTTCTTCAGGAGTGATTgcaaatttaatcaaattcggCTTTAAATGATTCAACCATCTCAGCCTGCATGATTTTCCACATCGAGAGAGTCCAGTCATCTTCTGTACATTGTTCCAATTTTTTTTCCCATATTTTTCGACATATTCCAACAAAACGTTATCTTCTGCTGTAGTCCATGGTCCTTTCTTTAATTCACCGTTCTCTCCATTATTATTGGATTCTTCATTAGATAGACTTAAATTTTCAATTGTTACCCTTCTTCTCTTAGTCTCCTTAGTTGACATGATGCTTTTACAaactaaagtaaaaaaaaaaaccatatcATTCATTAAACTAGTTATTATCAACAATATTTTGATCTCAATTCAATAGatgaataaaaaagatataaCAAAAATGACTTACAATGCGTAAATTGTATAATTGTGTTCTTGAACTAGTCTGGATGAGGAAAACAACAACAGATTTGATCCGAGACACAATTCCTGAAATAATCGACAATAATAATAGAAATCATAATCAAAACTGCTTActaaaaatcataaaacataaattcaagaaagaatTCATAAAGAAACCTTGCAAATCTTATCATAATCAGTGAAAAATACACGTTACACCAATTCCTAGACTTTTCTCCATAAAACTACAAAGTTAAGATGAGAATTAGAATATGAGAATTTAacctattataaattataaatgaatgaataaCTTAAACATATTACTCT
Proteins encoded:
- the LOC124912728 gene encoding transcription factor MYB33-like, which encodes MSTKETKRRRVTIENLSLSNEESNNNGENGELKKGPWTTAEDNVLLEYVEKYGKKNWNNVQKMTGLSRCGKSCRLRWLNHLKPNLIKFAITPEEEKRIVELHYQIGSKWSRMASELPGRTDNDIKNFWNTRLKRLQRLGQPIYPPEICKAVQKSEQTENKSTIMSGYGSRRYPFHLPAGVVYTDIPTMKFDGLKNNSHPPDYPNVLSFSVPPFGSSNQGLPISQPAKVFNESVAGYNNIPYSSSVQHMNNGNLPSSYINQSQPWPIMYNCVNPISNVHSYPFSSPRLDVLASNKSELSSLQYIDPPIDGKWEKPLSPNPSFDSIDDVVIPFQTREFNSDDPTGIRRESECMEMCYPTGQGQGQQQKLMPTNSIFDNYKFEDYRPLDLTLLSSCQSTHIGGGMIEIIPELDNVVIDGIKLSDL